CAGGACCAGCTTGACGTCCATCGCTATCTCCAAACCGGGAAAGCCCCGGACCGATCAGACAGTTCGGATGCGCCCAGAGAACAAAAAACCGCTGAAAGTATAGGCGCTTCGGAGTGGCAAAGTCAACGAAGGAGGCGCCCCGCCTCTGCCGTGTGCCGACGGTGTTTCGAACCTGGCAAGCCAGGTGGGCGCCAAAATGGAGGGCTTCAGGCTTCCCCTCCAAGGAGGGGCATGCGCACCACCCTCTTGAGCGGCGTCCTCTTGTGTATCGAGGTTGAAACTTCCCCCCGACATCACAAACAGCGCAGGGCCCCTCCTGTCTACATCCGGCGGGGCCCTCAGTCAAGTTTAGGTCTGACGCGGTGCGATGGCCTCCAGGACGCTGATCATGGCCCCGATGCGCTTGGGCACATCGCCCTCGTAGCCGGCCAGCTCCTCCCGGGCACGAAAGAGCTCGTCGGCGATGTAGAGCGCGGCCAGGGCCAGGGCTTTGACGGGGTCCTGCCCCCGCACCTGGCCCTCAGTGCTCTTCGCACGCTGCTCCACATAGGCGGCCAGGTCACGGACATACTTCGGGTCCGCCTCGCTGCGGATGGTGTACTTCTGTCCGAGAATCTCGACCTCGACCCGATGGGCCTCGCTCATAGCTGGAGCTTCTCCATTTCCTTGAGCATGGCGTTGACCTGCGAGAGCACGTCCTTGCGCTCCTGGCGAAGCCGGCTGAGCTCGGCGCGATCGCTCTCGCCCGCCCCGAGCCGGGCCTGGAGCTGATCGCGCTCGCGTCGCAGCATGGCGATCACCTCGGTGGCCCGGCGTACCGCCTTCTCGAGCTCCTCCAGCCGATCGCTCAGCGTCTGCTCGGGCATTGAGCTCCCCTCATTCAAGCTCCTCTCACCTCGGCCCGGAAACGGCGGCCGATCTCGGCGACGATCCTGGCGTGAACGTCATTGACCTCCCGGTCGGTGAGCGTCCGGTCCGGAGCTTGATAGGTCAGGCTCCAGGCCAGACTCCGCCGGCCGGCGCCGATCTGCTCGCCCTCGTAGACATCGAAGAGCGTGAGCTGCCGGAGCAGCGGCAGCTTCATCCCGCGAATGGCCGCCTCGATCTCGCCGGCCAACACCTCGCTGGGCACCACGAGGGCGAGGTCGCGCTGAACGGCGGGAAAGCGCGGCAACGGCTGATACTGGATCGCCTCCCGGGGCAGGGCCAGGAGCGCCGTCAACGAAAGCTCGGCCAGGAAGACCGGAGCGGGCAGGTCGAAAGCCTCGCGGACGGAGAGGGCGACCTCGCCGAGCCGGCCGACCTCGCGGCCGCCCGCCATCAGCGCCGCGCCCCGACCCTGCTCGAGATAGCGCGGACCCTGACCCGGCTCATACGACGCCACCTCGACCGGCTTGGCCCCGGCCGCGTGGAGGACGAGCTCCGCGGCGCCCTTGATGTCGTAGACGTCCGCGCGCTCCCGCGACGCATGCCATAGGCGCGGAGCGCGCTGCCCCGTCATGACCACCCCGAGCCAGAGCTCTTCGTGCGCGGGCCGATCGCCATCTTCCTCGCGGTGGGGCGCGAAGATATGGCCGATCTCGAAGGCGCGCACGTCGGGGATCTGGTGGCTGGCATTGAGGGCGACGACCTCGAGCAGCCCGGGGGCCAAGGAAGGCCGCAGCACGGACCGCTCGATGGAGATCGGGTTCTGCAGCGTGATCAGGACCTCCGGAGCGTCCCAGCCCATGGCCTTGAGCCGGCCCGGATCCACGAAGGCGTAGGTGATGGCCTGCGACAGCCCCGCGTCGGTGAGCGCCCGGGTGACGGCGCGGGTGATTCGAAGCTCGGGCGGGTGGGAGACGGGCCGGAGCTGACCGCCCCGGGGCAGCGTGGAGGGGATCTTGTCATAGCCCCAGACGCGGATGACTTCCTCGACCAGGTCATCTTCCTGATCGATATCGCGACGGAAGCTCGGCACCACCACCTCGAGGGCCAGGCCCGAATCGTCCACCGCGAAGCCCAGGGCCTGGAGGATGCGGACGATCTCCTCCTGGGGCGGGCAGGTGCCGATGAGCCGCTCGATGCGCGCGCGGCGAAGACTGATGCGCGGGCGGGGCCGGGGGCTCGGATAGACATCCACCACACCCTTGGCCACGGTGCCGCCGCCGAGATCGGCCATGAGCTGGGTGGCGCGGTCGAGGGCCTCGCGGAGGCCCTCGATGTCCGCGCCGCGCTCGAAGCGATAGGCGGCATCGGTGTGAAGTCCCAGGGCGCGCGAGGTCCGGCGGACGGAGCCGGGATTGAAGTAGGCGGCCTCGAGCAGCACCGTGGTCGTGCTCGGCGTCACTTCCGTGGCGCCCCCGCCCATGACGCCGCCCACCGCTACGGGCCGCTCGGGGTCGCAGATCATGAGCATGTCGGCAGAGAGCGCTCGCTCCTGGCCGTCGAGCGTGCGCAGCCGCTCTCCGGGGCGCGCGCGCCGCACCACGATCTTGTGCTGGGCGATGGTGTCGTAGTCGAAGGCGTGGAGGGGCTGCCCCATCTCCCAGAGGACATAGTTGGTCACGTCCACGAGGTTGTTGATGGGACGCAAGCCCACCGCCCGGAGGCGCTGGGCCAGCCAGGGCGGCGAGGCCTTGACGGTGAGCCCGGTGACGACGCGCGCGGCATAGCGCGGGCAGAGGTCGGGGTCGAGGATCTCCACGGCGGCCCGCGAGGCCGCCTCGGTCTCCCCTTCCCGCACCGCGACCTGGTGAAAGCGGAACGGCGCGCCCGTCAAGGCCGCCACTTCTCGCGCGATGCCCACGATCGACAGCGCGTCGGGGCGGTTCGGGGTGATCTCGATCTCGAGGATGGTGTCGTCGAGGCCGAGATACTGGATGAGGGCGGCCCCGAGCGGGGCATCAGGGGCCAGCTCGAGAATGCCGTCTTCGTCGTCGCCGATGCCGAGCTCTCGCTCGGAGCAGAGCAGACCCTCGGAGACCGTGCCCCGGATCTTGGCCGCCTTGACGGCACGGCCGCCCGGAAGCGTCGCCCCGGGCGGCGCGAACGCCGTGCGAAGGCCGGGCGCGGCATTCGGCGCGCCGCAGATCACCGAGAACGTCTTGCCCGGCACCGCGACCCGGCAGAGGCGGATGTGGTGGCCGGCCGCGGTGACGCCGAGGTCGCGCTCGATCGCCTCGATCTCGCCCACCACCACGCCGGAGAGCCCCTCCACGAGCGGGGACACGGAGGCGACGTCGATGCCGGCATTGACCAGCCGGTCGGCGATCTG
The DNA window shown above is from Candidatus Methylomirabilota bacterium and carries:
- the pheT gene encoding phenylalanine--tRNA ligase subunit beta translates to MKISYRWLLEFVETDLTPAQIADRLVNAGIDVASVSPLVEGLSGVVVGEIEAIERDLGVTAAGHHIRLCRVAVPGKTFSVICGAPNAAPGLRTAFAPPGATLPGGRAVKAAKIRGTVSEGLLCSERELGIGDDEDGILELAPDAPLGAALIQYLGLDDTILEIEITPNRPDALSIVGIAREVAALTGAPFRFHQVAVREGETEAASRAAVEILDPDLCPRYAARVVTGLTVKASPPWLAQRLRAVGLRPINNLVDVTNYVLWEMGQPLHAFDYDTIAQHKIVVRRARPGERLRTLDGQERALSADMLMICDPERPVAVGGVMGGGATEVTPSTTTVLLEAAYFNPGSVRRTSRALGLHTDAAYRFERGADIEGLREALDRATQLMADLGGGTVAKGVVDVYPSPRPRPRISLRRARIERLIGTCPPQEEIVRILQALGFAVDDSGLALEVVVPSFRRDIDQEDDLVEEVIRVWGYDKIPSTLPRGGQLRPVSHPPELRITRAVTRALTDAGLSQAITYAFVDPGRLKAMGWDAPEVLITLQNPISIERSVLRPSLAPGLLEVVALNASHQIPDVRAFEIGHIFAPHREEDGDRPAHEELWLGVVMTGQRAPRLWHASRERADVYDIKGAAELVLHAAGAKPVEVASYEPGQGPRYLEQGRGAALMAGGREVGRLGEVALSVREAFDLPAPVFLAELSLTALLALPREAIQYQPLPRFPAVQRDLALVVPSEVLAGEIEAAIRGMKLPLLRQLTLFDVYEGEQIGAGRRSLAWSLTYQAPDRTLTDREVNDVHARIVAEIGRRFRAEVRGA
- a CDS encoding cell division protein ZapA codes for the protein MSEAHRVEVEILGQKYTIRSEADPKYVRDLAAYVEQRAKSTEGQVRGQDPVKALALAALYIADELFRAREELAGYEGDVPKRIGAMISVLEAIAPRQT